A stretch of Linepithema humile isolate Giens D197 chromosome 3, Lhum_UNIL_v1.0, whole genome shotgun sequence DNA encodes these proteins:
- the LOC105672721 gene encoding putative nuclease HARBI1 isoform X2 codes for MDVALWFIAVNCVNEDDERKQERERQERRKIGIIRKRLRDTSDPFDLSETQFRFLYRLSRQATRILCENLRQWIQPGIRSTAILTELKILAVLNFMASGSYQRRVGQDFLTCMSQSVFSGILHLVVTALNNHMPEWIKYPTERQEIEIIKRQYWDNARFPGVTGAIDGTHIAIWPPQKEREHLFINRKLYHSLNVMLVSDYFGKILYVSTAHGGRTHDARVWASSALSVHLEERFRNGETGTWLLGDSGYPTLPYLMTPKLNQEPATPSALYTEAHVKARCRKMYWCIKRTVAMPKKRKSTPLQTRVCSRIIKIHVNTEFEQLRSHNLIIINFSAQR; via the exons atggatGTTGCTTTGTGGTTTATTGCTGTAAATTGTGTAAATGAAGACGATGAACGGAAACAGGAACGAGAAAGACAGGAACGGCGGAAAATAGGTATTATAAGAAAACGTCTACGCGATACGTCAGATCCTTTCGATTTGTCAGAAACACAATTTCGTTTCTTATACAG GTTATCAAGACAAGCAACTCGCATTCTGTGTGAAAATTTAAGACAATGGATTCAGCCCGGAATAAGATCAACTGCCATTTTAACAGAGCTGAAA ATTCTGGCAGTATTGAATTTTATGGCATCTGGATCCTATCAGAGGCGTGTTGGACAAGATTTCTTGACGTGTATGAGCCAATCTGTTTTTAGTGGAATCTTGCACTTGGTAGTTACTGCGCTGAATAATCATATGCCAGAATGGATAAAATATCCAACCGAAAGACAAGAAATAGAGATAATAAAGCGTCA aTATTGGGATAATGCAAGATTTCCAGGAGTCACTGGGGCAATTGATGGAACGCATATTGCAATCTGGCCCCCACAGAAGGAAAGAgagcatttatttattaacagaaAGCTTTATCACTCTTTGAATGTTATGTTG GTAAGCGACTATTTTggcaaaattttgtatgtaagTACTGCTCATGGTGGTCGAACCCATGACGCACGAGTATGGGCTTCTTCTGCATTATCCGTTCATTTGGAGGAACGATTTCGGAATGGTGAAACTGGTACATGGTTATTAG GTGATTCAGGATATCCGACATTGCCGTACTTAATGACACCAAAACTCAACCAAGAACCTGCAACACCTTCGGCACTATATACAGAGGCACACGTGAAAGCTCGATGTCGAAAGATGTATTGGTGTATTAAAAGGACGGTGGCGATGCctaagaaaagaaagagcaCTCCATTACAAACCAGAGTTTGCAG
- the LOC105672721 gene encoding putative nuclease HARBI1 isoform X1: MDVALWFIAVNCVNEDDERKQERERQERRKIGIIRKRLRDTSDPFDLSETQFRFLYRLSRQATRILCENLRQWIQPGIRSTAILTELKILAVLNFMASGSYQRRVGQDFLTCMSQSVFSGILHLVVTALNNHMPEWIKYPTERQEIEIIKRQYWDNARFPGVTGAIDGTHIAIWPPQKEREHLFINRKLYHSLNVMLVSDYFGKILYVSTAHGGRTHDARVWASSALSVHLEERFRNGETGTWLLGDSGYPTLPYLMTPKLNQEPATPSALYTEAHVKARCRKMYWCIKRTVAMPKKRKSTPLQTRVCRFFIPANEFKGMDCGKNKFFIIHFCLLGFFVCYIYNYIIYIFITFVTMQPAASLRLRTVHRP, translated from the exons atggatGTTGCTTTGTGGTTTATTGCTGTAAATTGTGTAAATGAAGACGATGAACGGAAACAGGAACGAGAAAGACAGGAACGGCGGAAAATAGGTATTATAAGAAAACGTCTACGCGATACGTCAGATCCTTTCGATTTGTCAGAAACACAATTTCGTTTCTTATACAG GTTATCAAGACAAGCAACTCGCATTCTGTGTGAAAATTTAAGACAATGGATTCAGCCCGGAATAAGATCAACTGCCATTTTAACAGAGCTGAAA ATTCTGGCAGTATTGAATTTTATGGCATCTGGATCCTATCAGAGGCGTGTTGGACAAGATTTCTTGACGTGTATGAGCCAATCTGTTTTTAGTGGAATCTTGCACTTGGTAGTTACTGCGCTGAATAATCATATGCCAGAATGGATAAAATATCCAACCGAAAGACAAGAAATAGAGATAATAAAGCGTCA aTATTGGGATAATGCAAGATTTCCAGGAGTCACTGGGGCAATTGATGGAACGCATATTGCAATCTGGCCCCCACAGAAGGAAAGAgagcatttatttattaacagaaAGCTTTATCACTCTTTGAATGTTATGTTG GTAAGCGACTATTTTggcaaaattttgtatgtaagTACTGCTCATGGTGGTCGAACCCATGACGCACGAGTATGGGCTTCTTCTGCATTATCCGTTCATTTGGAGGAACGATTTCGGAATGGTGAAACTGGTACATGGTTATTAG GTGATTCAGGATATCCGACATTGCCGTACTTAATGACACCAAAACTCAACCAAGAACCTGCAACACCTTCGGCACTATATACAGAGGCACACGTGAAAGCTCGATGTCGAAAGATGTATTGGTGTATTAAAAGGACGGTGGCGATGCctaagaaaagaaagagcaCTCCATTACAAACCAGAGTTTGCAG aTTCTTCATCCCTGCAAATGAATTTAAAGGAATGGACtgtggaaaaaataaattctttattatccatttttgtTTGCTGGGtttttttgtatgttatatatataattatattatatatatatttataacgtttgtaacgatgcagcccgctgcatcgttacggctacggaccgtacatcgtccgtag
- the LOC105672721 gene encoding putative nuclease HARBI1 isoform X3, producing MDVALWFIAVNCVNEDDERKQERERQERRKIGIIRKRLRDTSDPFDLSETQFRFLYRLSRQATRILCENLRQWIQPGIRSTAILTELKILAVLNFMASGSYQRRVGQDFLTCMSQSVFSGILHLVVTALNNHMPEWIKYPTERQEIEIIKRQYWDNARFPGVTGAIDGTHIAIWPPQKEREHLFINRKLYHSLNVMLVSDYFGKILYVSTAHGGRTHDARVWASSALSVHLEERFRNGETGTWLLGDSGYPTLPYLMTPKLNQEPATPSALYTEAHVKARCRKMYWCIKRTVAMPKKRKSTPLQTRVCSSDCKRCLCFAQLYKAF from the exons atggatGTTGCTTTGTGGTTTATTGCTGTAAATTGTGTAAATGAAGACGATGAACGGAAACAGGAACGAGAAAGACAGGAACGGCGGAAAATAGGTATTATAAGAAAACGTCTACGCGATACGTCAGATCCTTTCGATTTGTCAGAAACACAATTTCGTTTCTTATACAG GTTATCAAGACAAGCAACTCGCATTCTGTGTGAAAATTTAAGACAATGGATTCAGCCCGGAATAAGATCAACTGCCATTTTAACAGAGCTGAAA ATTCTGGCAGTATTGAATTTTATGGCATCTGGATCCTATCAGAGGCGTGTTGGACAAGATTTCTTGACGTGTATGAGCCAATCTGTTTTTAGTGGAATCTTGCACTTGGTAGTTACTGCGCTGAATAATCATATGCCAGAATGGATAAAATATCCAACCGAAAGACAAGAAATAGAGATAATAAAGCGTCA aTATTGGGATAATGCAAGATTTCCAGGAGTCACTGGGGCAATTGATGGAACGCATATTGCAATCTGGCCCCCACAGAAGGAAAGAgagcatttatttattaacagaaAGCTTTATCACTCTTTGAATGTTATGTTG GTAAGCGACTATTTTggcaaaattttgtatgtaagTACTGCTCATGGTGGTCGAACCCATGACGCACGAGTATGGGCTTCTTCTGCATTATCCGTTCATTTGGAGGAACGATTTCGGAATGGTGAAACTGGTACATGGTTATTAG GTGATTCAGGATATCCGACATTGCCGTACTTAATGACACCAAAACTCAACCAAGAACCTGCAACACCTTCGGCACTATATACAGAGGCACACGTGAAAGCTCGATGTCGAAAGATGTATTGGTGTATTAAAAGGACGGTGGCGATGCctaagaaaagaaagagcaCTCCATTACAAACCAGAGTTTGCAG CTCTGATTGTAAACGCTGTTTGTGTTTTGCACAATTATACAAAGCATTTTAA
- the LOC105674175 gene encoding myb/SANT-like DNA-binding domain-containing protein 4, translating to MNVTYKQKEILLDFMSKHIDVVRGRVSRDAESRSALKSLWEEVAETVNSSGQGPMKTSAEWKKCWNDWKMNVLKKESKKRAHMQGTGRGPAVAINISDLEQKLLAILTPEAAGMPNIPEGGLITKTNLNSMISYPVKSKEVAKTSNKPSHVNVQQDVDDSQFPEILQHIHDSSDSSTETEIVEEKKNVGMRLSKIKKISMKVVEEPSNNRSLHLNVQDVNNSQFPEILQYIHDTSNSATETEIVEEKENVEIRPSKIKKVCKKVAKLPGKPPNTDQDLPPTMTNMTLQMLQLQQEKMKIKKEELTVQKELLAVQKEILNEIKDFNAMSDNYFETKN from the exons atgaatgtgACATATAAACAGAAAGAAATCTTATTAGACTTTATGTCTAAACATATTGATGTTGTACGAGGAAGAGTTTCTCGTGATGCGGAGAGCCGTTCAGCActg aaaagtTTATGGGAAGAAGTAGCTGAAACTGTAAATAGTTCCGGACAAGGACCAATGAAAACTTCAGCGGAATGGAAAAAG TGCTGGAATGACTGGAAAATGAATGTCCTAAAGAAAGAAAGCAAGAAAAGAGCACACATGCAAGGAACGGGCAGAGGACCTGCAGTAGCTATTAATATTTCCGACTTGGAGCAAAAACTATTGGCTATATTGACTCCAGAAGCAGCTGGTATGCCGAATATACCAGAAGGAGGACTAATTACTAAAACGAATCTAAATTCAATG aTAAGTTATCCGGTCAAATCAAAAGAAGTTGCAAAAACTTCAAACAAGCCATCGCATGTAAATGTACAACAAGATGTAGATGATAGTCAATTTCCCGAGATTCTGCAGCATATAcatg ATAGTTCAGATTCTAGTACAGAAACAGAAATtgtagaagaaaagaaaaacgtcGGAATGAGACTATCAAAGATTAAGAAAATCAGCATGAAGGTAGTTGAAGAACCATCAAACAACAGATCATTGCATTTAAATGTACAAGATGTAAATAATAGTCAATTTCCTGAGATTCTGCAGTATATAcatg atACTTCAAATTCTGCTACAGAAACAGAAATTgtagaagaaaaggaaaacgTCGAAATTAGACcatcaaaaattaagaaagttTGCAAGAAGGTTGCAAAATTGCCTGGAAAACCGCCAAACACCGACCAGGATTTGCCACCGACAATGACAAACATGACATTACAAATGTTACAGCTTCAGCaagaaaagatgaaaataaaaaaagaagagctTACAGTACAAAAGGAATTACTTGCCGTCCAAAAAGAGATTTTGAATGAGATAAAGGATTTTAATGCTATGAGTGACAATTACTTTGAGACTAAAAACTAA